The nucleotide sequence ACACGCCACACACAATCACAAGGAATTTGGTGAAGTTCAGCGAACTTAATCACCTGCACTATAGAGAATAACTACTCGGTTACAAGAACTTATTGGAAACCTTTATGCTAAACCCCGAAACCTTGCTTTAGATCTCTCTGTCACTCTTGACTCTCTACCCTTGTATTCAATCTGCTTTCCGTAGCCCCCAACAAGCCTAAACTGATTGAGATTACAAAGAAAACCTATTTCCCAGTTCTTATGGGCAATAACCTGTACACATTCCTTTTCTCCTTTCCCAACACCAATTGGAAACCTAAACCTGTTTGTCCTTGGTATTTTGACGAGCCAAATCACaacaatatatacacacacacatttgtCAAAGCGATGATGATTTTGCTTATTTAtgtgaattttttgttttaaacttgAACAGTCACAGTTGGGTCGGGCTGTATATGCAGAGGACTTCGAGGATGCTGCAAGGCTCAAGGTGGCAATTGCCGCTGCAGCTACAAACGACGTCGTGGGCAGAGTCATATCTCATCTCAATGTATGTGCTTTTACCTCCCTGCATTTACTTCTCCGTTTGCTCTCTaattttggttttcattttcttaaaaTAGATTTTGTTGGTTTTCATATTTCAGAGAGCTGTAGAGGAAGAGCGATACCAGGATGCTGCATTTTTTCGAGATAATGCTGGTGCAGGATTGGTGAGTCAATCAACAAGGAAATGAGTTTCTGATTAGTAATGTGAAAATGTACCTGTTTTTCAGTTTAATGCATTTGGATAAGTGTGTTTGGGTTGTAGAATTTCAACTTGGCATTGATAAAATTGCACCTGGTTTATTTATATGTGGACTTCCGATTTTGTGTTGTAGGTGGGTTGGTGGGCAGGTCTTTCTAAAGATAAGAAGGATCCCCGTGGCTTAATTATTCGAGTAACTGCAGAGCATGGAAGATATGTCGCAAGGAGTTACAGTCCCCGGTAAGTTGTTTTGCGTTGTTTGTTTAGTTTTGGGTGtaccttttgttttttgttgtgaCCATGACCAGCAGAGCATTGATAATTTGGTAACAGTAGCTTCTAAATCAATAAAAAGTAAGAGAAAGTTCAAAATTAATAGTTTAGTTACTTTATTTTGTAATTGTAAGACCTAAAGTTTTAATCTGAAGAAATGGGAAGAATTATGGGGGTTGAGAAGACAAACAGTTGACGCATGTTATTGTTTGTGAAGATCTATGAGGGACAGGGATAaccccttttccttttcttttgttatCTATAACCGTTTTAGATGCTAGTTTGTCCGAGTGGCTTTGCATATATTCTTGCCAAAAAATAACACTAAACAAGGGATGCTACTGAATTGGATGTGATAGTACTAGTAGCaagataactttttttttttaaaaaaaaaaaattctgggtTTATATCTGTACTTATCAATACCTTGGATTGAAATGGTACCAAGTGACTTCTTGTGTCAGTATTGGAAACTACAAAAGAAGTCCTGCCTAAGAATGGAACCTATTTATACTTTTGATGGATCGGAGCCTGTAATTTTCTATCAGCAATTTTTGCACTGGAATTATGAGAAATTTTCAAAATCCACTGTTTTGatattgataggatttttaccactgCACAAATAGggataaaaacatttaaaaatacttgcaagagaacaaggtacCTGTAGTATaaatggctcaagcaaggtctttttccacagggattgaatgaataatttgtatttaaaccaattcttaattaattaattaaaacaaagttttggaaaaggttgattttgtgacttaaaatattaaaaacgaatttaaaataaaaacaattaaataaatcaactagaaaacaatttaaagaaaatcaatttaCAGAGACACTATTTgtaaaagcactagggttccgccgtcaccttaacaatcctatgtagttCTCCCATTCACTTATGAATTACCCATGCATATttcgaaggttaggttttcgtAATATATATCCTAATTGGAACCTCTAACATAGAGCGTATATCTAATATGCAATCCGTCCGGAAGTTCGGAACAAATATGAACAcgaaagactcattaagttttatgaaaaccctttgaaaaaccatgcaacccttaagacgtggtgttcatcctaagtgaaattacaattattaaccacaagaagccaacgCCAATTTCAAGGAACCTTCAGACCAAAATtgtatcaaattacttttctaaacatcctaatggtcgTAAATCACTAAGACacttagatagtttaaaacggTGATTAATAACTCAAAACatacatgcataatatcataagtaaattgaaaagaaactatatattcttgctaaggctcgtggcctcgCCCTAGGAAAAGAGACTAGTTATGAATAATcattaaacaaaatattatcaAGAAAatagatagaaaacacctagaaaataaacttgaatcgtcAATCCAAAGTAGTGCGTTTCCCCCTTCTTCACCCTAATGCCTAAATAGCCTTATTTATTCTACtataaaataaaaccctacccaGAAAAgatcttagaataaaactaggaaacataataaaataataaaacagcaaataaaaggtttcctatttgaaccGAAATTCGACTTCTCAGAAAATCAGACTTTTTGACCAACCAAATCAACTCTGATTTGTtcccaaaaggtctcttttgaaagctTAAGTCGTCCCCAACAAATCCTCAaaaggaatcttcctcaaagtatgccatcttgacctccaaaatacccaaaacgtccAAAAACATCAATCTGGAAAAGCTGTGAGCTGGGCCTTTATTTCTTTGCCACGGTCAAACGGCTCagtagaaaaatctgaaactttggtacaatcatcttgaaagactcacgaacatcctccaattggaatcactctaAAATTTGTCTGTTTGATTACCTTATGCTCAAGAGGAAATTGAATGTCCTACATTAGAAATATaattcaaaatatcaaaatctcaccaaaataatcaataaattaatactaagattagggtaaaatatatagtaaaatATTGGACTCATCAGATTTATAATATGTTGCCTGTTGAAGAATAGATATTTACGGAATGCTTCTCATGTCTTATTTTTCATTGTACTTGAGACATATATCATTTTGTAGTTTCCAATGAATTTACTCTGTGTTTCaattaatttctttcaaatgTAGTTTTCCATTCTGTAGGCTACTGGTGCTTCCTGCAGTGTGTATAATTTTATTAACTTTCATCTCTTCAGGCAGCTTGCTACTGCTGCAGCTGGTGTTCCACTCTTTGAGATTTATTTAACAGCAAATAAGAATGGTGAATACAGACAGCAGGTATCTTTGtaatgtttaaatttttagTATAATCTAATGCATCAATTACAACTTTCTAGTGGTCGAAACTTAAAATGGGCGGTAATAGGCTTGCATTTCCCAGTGAATGCTTGGGACTGTTTTGATCTTAATTggacttcacatccatttgaaaaaataaactaAACAAGAATTAGCACAGCGCGCATCATAATGACCATGCTGGCTCTTATACCAACTTAGATAGGGAAACACATTGACaaaaattctttaatttttcaaaCAGAATCCAGAAGTTAGGGCATTTTAGGTCTTCTTGTTTTCATAGAATGTCTAGAACCATAGGACAATAGAACAGAACTCTCTTTTAGCATTGCTTCTCAAAACCACCTTTTTCAAAATCTtacgttaaaaaaaaattcttttaggCAGCAAACCCTAAGAGCAACCTTTAATCTTCAATAATTACAAAGCAGTGAAACATAATGAAAGATAAAAAATAGTAGGTAATATTCCATAATGAAAAGGGCTAAGATTTTTAAGCAATAACACAAGATTCCAAAACAAATTTTGGTAAGATGCCTCTGAGTGTTCTTCATCAAATTGACAGTTCTTATTTAGGTATTTTCTTTATAATAAAGAATCTGTTATCATATATGCATAATGAAATCTTGAATTGTGGAATTTTAACTTGCCAGACAGTCTGGCACCATAAGATAATTATGTTGACAAACTGTGAGTATGGACTGTTGACTTATTTGAATGTGCTGTATAGATTCGTAGTATAATATGGTTATGTTGCCAAACTATAGTTTCATCAAATTAGAAGAGCGAGGGGCAAGCATAGAGGTTTGACCAGGACCAGATTGGAGGTTCAATTAAGATGACATCATAATATGCACACTTCAATATTTTAATTCTAGTGTTGAATATTCAACTACAAACATTTAGATTGTTGaatactttttatgtttttccaatgaaaattttgaaaaagaaattcTTTGACTTTTATGTCAAGTAACCAATGTATTAAAAGCATGAGGTGTGGGCGAGGCGTCCGAGGGATAGCCCGGCCTAGGCGTGAGGCAGAGCCTCACaggacctaaattttttaatatatacactaagcgtacacatatattatataaaaaaaaaaacgattattaattaataatcaccctgaacacacacatatattataaatatatatacacatatattataaatatatatacacatatattataaatatatatacacatatattataaatatatatacacatatattataaatatatatacacatattttatatatatatatatatatatatatatgtagatgAAAAGCACAATGAGCATACATATAACAATGCATGCAGACAACAcacacatccattatataaaggtcgtacccagtgcacaaggctcccgctttacgcaaggtCTAGGAGACGATAGTGCAAGGAAGAGGTATGAGGCAGTTAAAAcctacccaaaatttgggtttgggagtaaaaaaaaaaaaaaatgcccctGAGGCGCGCCTAGGCAGCTCCAGCAACGCCTTCCGCCCACTCCCTCAAAACAAAGGCGGCAACCCTTACCCCCAGCCTCAGAGGATGGCTAGGCGCGCCCTGAGGcgagccttttaaaacattgtaaGTAACAGAAAAAATCTGTGTATGGAGAAGGGAGAAAGTGCTGATAACTTACTTTGCACTGTCCACTAGCTGTAGGTTATGATCAAAATTATTTGGTGAGGCAGGGTGAGTTGCATGGTTCCAGCAGGATGTTGCGCATTATTGACTGAAAACACAAGGCCTACTCCTTTTGACGGTGGATCATTTGTTTGGAAAGGAATAGGACATTGGTGGATTATAAAGCCGTAGGGGTGAAAGAACTATAGTTGTACAGTTTGTGCTTCGAGTTGCCTATCAGTCTCTAGATATGAAAGAGGTTACTTTTCTGAATAACAGTTTTGTGTTTCCAATGCTGGTTGAACTAACCAAACCGGTTTTGGGGCTTAGTTAAGGAAACAATAGTTTGGGGGTGAAATGAAGTGGACTGTTGTGCTAGTTCCTGGTCAATCCTTTATTTGTGGCAGTCcagtttggtttttaatttacaAGCAACGGCATTTGGTGTAAATTAGTGAAGATTTGAATTATTCTTTGGTTTGGAATAGGATTGGAACAACAAAGGACAATTTTGAAGTGATACTTATTAATTACTTGATACTTGTTTATTGCATCATTTTTTATGCTTAAAGATGTGCAGCTAATATACTTAATATTTCTAATGCCATAAATTTCAGGCTGTGTATTTAAAGCGGGGAGGGGTGTTTCAGGATTCTCCACAAGTTAGCTCCAAATCATTGGATGCTAGTAGCAGCTTGAATCCTATAGATTCAACTGAAGAAAAAGGCGATCTGTTTGTTGCAGATAGTGAAGATGCTGAAGATGGTAATGATGGGGATGATGGCTCTGATCTTTCTGAGGATATCTCTGGTTTTCAAAGTATCTTGAGAGATATGATTCCTAATGTGAAGGTCAAGGTCTTGAAAGTGACCTCACCAGGGAAGGTAGACAGGGATCTAATATCGAAAGTGATTGAACAGATTATtgaggaagatgatgaagataaggATAGTGAAATAGAGAGTTTAGATGCTGAAGATAAAGAAAAAGTTGAAGGTGATGAAGAGACAGATGTGATAGAACTGGATGCTGATCCTGGAATTATTCAAAATGCAGAGCGACGTGAAATTGCCTTTAAAGTTGTTGTTGGTGATCTTGGGCAGAAACTATCAAGCAGCCCGCCTACTAAAAATTTGCTCCGAGTACCTGCTAAAATGGAGAAGAAGGGACGTTTATCATTTTCCTTTACTGTTGAGAAAGATATTAACCAACAGGATTCCCGTGGAAAGGAACGGTCTTCTGTAGATAAGAAAGCTAAACTTGGAGGTCAGCGAAGCATTGACAATGTTATGTTTGATCTCTCTAAGTTCATGGGTAAAGAGAAGATACCACTTAAGGTTGGCTGAATTTTCACTGTACAATTTGAACAACCTGTATTTTACCAAATCCACCACTCCCTATACACTAAAGTTATTGCCATTCTATGTTTTGACTATCAGGTACTCAAAGATGTTGGCGAGTTAATAAATCTTGCTCTCAGCCAGGTTAACAACCATCAACCACTGTCAGGATCAACCACTTTCAATCGCATTGAAATGCCAGCTTCTCTAGATCCTTTAAATGGTGATTTCcttcaaaattatattttatctttttcactttttgatGCTATAATGAGGAGAAAAGTAAGTATGCTATAATGAGGAGAACAGTAAGTGCACTAACCTGTTtccccaacccaaaacccatccTATAATTTTACCGTTTCTCCTTGTCCCACCATAaagcaacaagaagaagaaaaagaaggtgaTCCCTTGAGAATTGTCTATCCAAGGACAGAGACTTCATCCCTTGATCGCTATCTTGGAATCCCAACTATTTTCATGCGACTCATATGTGCATCTGAAGTCAGCATGCCATAAGGAATCCCTCTTTAATGGAGGTCTCCACAACCATCTCCAAAGTAGCACTTAATttcttttcatcaaatttccCACCCTAGCATCTTTTTCCATCACTCTAGGTATATCCCTTataattttggaaaatttttgtacataattttttcttaccggAGGGCTGCTATTCTTTAAAAGGCATTGCCTATCTTGCTtgtattattcttttatttgtagAAGCTTGTTAGTTTGTAGACTCTGAATTCAGTGGATTATAGTCTTCTGCACCTTTAATTAATGAAATCTGGTTTCTGATCTCTCCCTCTtctgaaaaaaaagagaaaaaaaaaagtaatgtttGATGCTGTGCAGAAGTTCTTATGGTTGATCATCCTGTTTTGTCACTAGAATCCTTAAGTGCATTTGCTTTAATCCATGACAGATTCTTCAGCCCACCTTATATTGAATGTACTGAAAATAGGTTCATTTTATCAGGGCTTTACATTGGTGCACATGGGCTCTACACCTCAGAAGTTATTCACCTGAGACGTAAATTTGGTCAATGGAAAGAGGATGGTGGGACTCAAGAACCTCTAAACCTTGAGTTTTATGAATATGTAGAAGCCTTAAAACTTACTGGGGATCCTTATGTACCAGCTGGCCAggtaattttaaaatgttattgtTGGTAGCTTCATAATATTCTATTGAAATAAAAGCTCATGCGGCATTTGGCTATGTTTTTTTCTGATACATGTTATTAATACTTGGATGACTGGAAGCCACCTTATTTCTTCCAAAGCTCTCCTCTCAACTTTGGAATGAACATCTGGGcttaagttttgtttttcatCGACTAGTTACCTGGTTTTTCTAAACCTTGGTCCTTGTACCTCATCACTTGATTTCTATAGGTGGCATTTCGTGCAAAGATTGGGAAAGGATATCAGCTTCCTCATAAAGGGATTATACCAGAAGAATTTGGAGTGGTATATGTTTAACTTGTTAGATCGAATTTTTTCTGATCACTTGTTATTAATTTTCTCTATCGTGCGTCCACTTGGCATACATTTATTTTGCTTTCTGAAGAAGAGTTtcttttatcattattatttatttttgaaactcagGTTGCTCGATATAAAGGACAGGGGAGGCTTGCTGAGCCAGGGTTTCGCAATCCCCGATGGGTTGATGGTGAACTTGTTGTTCTTGATGGGAAGGTTTTATAATTTTGCTTTATATTTTTTCCTGTGTTTTTATCTCAAAAAGTACTCATTCGGTATCTCCAGAATGCATAGTGACTATATGATATACTTTTATGAAACTGTTGCAGTACGTAAAGGGTGGACCTGTTGTTGGATTTGTTTACTGGGATCCTGAGTATCATTTCTTGGTCTTCTTCAATCGATTGAGGCTTCAAGAGTAACTTTCCATCGTACATAACATTGCAGTTGGTAGATATTGTTATGAAATTTTGTAGGGTAAGTTCTTTCTCAATAAAATTATCCATTTAAACTATTGAAGTTTTGGGGTAATACTGCAAATGTTGCTGTTAAGTTTTCTGCTAATCAAGTCTACAATTAGTTGTCACACACTCATATGTATCATGTTTAGTAAATAGGGAGGTTGTCCAATCCCTTTTCTTCTGAAAGTTGCTCGCATATATTGGAGTTCTCTAAATTCCAGtggcaattttttttacaagaatTAACGTTCTTTATAGGGTTTTCAAATAAACACTAAATTGAATAGGATGGAGGGAAGAGAGgacaaatatattttctttcctaactttaaaaaaatcagaaaaagatGGGTACTATGAATTTGGGGTGGTGTGATGAGTAGATGAGTTGGTGCAGCAGATTATATTTGGGAAAGGCTTAGACTATATATCCAGTTAGTTGTAGGCATGGATCAACCACTATCATGTAGGATTTGTTTCGAAAGATTGATGCATGTATGCATTAGTGGCCTTATTTTAAACCTTATCAACTATAACCAGCCGTGCTCTTTGAAAGAAGAGACGTTTTTGTGTTTTCCTTGTATGGACATCCATCGTGAATTTGCTAATCGTCATTGGAAGGCTTTCCTTTGTGATTTTATTGCTATTTGTTGTGTAAATAACAAGTTATTTAAATACAACGCAGTATGATAGTTGATGCATTCCCCTCTGATGAAGGTTTCCTTTGCTGTCTCTTGTGTTGTGCAGTTTAGAAGATATTTACTAGATATCTACTGGTGCATTTGTAAGCATGTTGACTCAAAAGCAACTGCGCTGAAGCTTTGGAATGCAATAGAACAGATATTCACCTGTCTGTCGCTGGAAATTTCTTTTGATATCAATGTATGTATTTAACTTGTGCCAATCCATCAAACGTTTTGGCTCAATTGTTATACGCTTAAGTTAGTGCTTTTGTGCAGTCTATTTTTTCTAGCTTTTGCTTGAGTTGTGTCGAAGCAGTTAGCGCTTGTGAAATACCTCAATCAGGTGAGACAAATTAACTCCTGTAGGTATTTGGTGGGCTCGTTCGTTGTAAATAATTAGAAATCAAAGGTAATATGAATATCTCAATTCTCCCTCCTTTTAATGCGAGAATTAgctttacaaatttttttaacaGTTATTTATTGGATTTTATTTTGGCAAGAACAATTTGTGATGGTTTCTACATGGTATTTTCATGTTTCTTCTGTCGTCGCAATGTTTGGGAATGTGGATGTAATATATATGTCTCTCTCTGTTTGAGTTGAGTTTGACTTTTTGGGTATCTCTTGGTTCTAGTTTTCCTTTATATCAGAGGAAGATAAAACGGTTATCAAAATTGATCATTAAGTGATGAGTGAACCgtgtttctctcttttttccctATTGGGGAAAATGATTTGAGAGCAAAGGAGCTGCTGGTATATGGTGGGAGTAGAATCCAATTAGTGACCGAAGTTTGGTCTCTTCTCTTGGAACCTATCTTCGGCTTGAATTCATACATTTTGGTATGTTTGCGTGAGAGACTCTAAAGTTCCATGGAACTTAGTCTAGATTTCTTAGGATGTAATGCAAAATTTAGGTAGAGGGACTTGAAAATGACTAGATACAATACATTTGCGCGAATGTTGTCATTTGAAAGTCTTGTTATGGTGTTGTTGTAGTGCATTTAAATTGCTTGAGtagttctttgtgttcttgtggtGCATTTTAACAATTGAGACTAAAGTTCCTTGTGGCTTTATATTTGGAATGGTTTTTGCTTGGTTTCACAGTGCGTACGAGTTTCCTTCGCTTGAACAGACCGAGCTACATTTTGTTTTTGCATGTTTTGAGTGTGGTTCATGAAAAATTAGGCCTGAGCTTGTATGCAAGAAGTCCTTTTGTTGAACTGTGCACGAATATCTCGTTTCAAAGAAAACGTTCTCATCGACTAGCACCGAAGCATTGTGTAGAcatatgttatgtttcatttaCCTGAGGATGAGCTAAAGCTCCTTCTGTGTTTCTTGCAACCTGAAGAGGAACATCAAATGTGGTGCAGGCACGCGAATGGACGACTACATCTTCCAAAGGAGTAAGAAAACTGCGGTTTCTTGCTGATAATGTAGAGCAAACAAAGTCCAGCACGCAAATGTCCGTGCATCCTCCTACAACCAATTAACCTGACCACCATACATTGTAGAAAAACATTCGAACCATCTGGGTCCATTGAAGCCAAGAACCCTTCGCAGCAATCTTTGAGCCCGGTCGTTACATTTGGTTCGTTCTGCAGCCATCTTAGAGCTGCATTTGAGTAGAATAATGGACGCATATATGAGAGAACGAGGGGCCTTATTTGTTTCGGTTGCTTGTTTCAAGCATAAGAAAAACCCATTATGATGGATCAAGAACATGTTATGTTGCGGGAGGCTTTATAACTCGTGAAGACTGACAAGTGAAGAAATCCGCAAGAAATCTTGGTGGTAGTTGTACGATTCCCAGAGCAGAAACTGCTTACTAAACGCCAGCACAAATTCAGTCTCGTTAGATAGGTTTGGGTCGACAGTCGGCGGACGACAACTGTCTGATTAGACGGGATTTTTCAGAAGCAACCAGTAAATGTGACTGCTTGCTTAGACGGCGTCCAAGTTGTAGAATTAGTTCGGGCTTAGGAGTCTTGGCTGCCTGGTTAGACGGGAagtctttcaagtttgattGATTACTTATCTCAAGTCTCTGCCGGAAAgactctttgaatttttttgccgAACGAAGCTAtctttctcggcgaagtgacCCAACTTACATTCTTTGTTTGGATCAAAAGGCAGGTGAACCATTATTGAACTTTACAGTAAATAGGCATAACCTTGTCTATAGCACCAATGatcgagagtgttccttcctaaGCTGAAATTGCTCAATTCAGGAGTCAGAAGTGCGTATCACCACACCACAGTTAAAGATATTTGCCCAATCGAACTCGGTAGCAAATTAGCACACCCGCATCATAAATCAAGCCACTaaaagacgtagttagcttcTAATTACTTTAGCATGTACATCATGTGTAGGCTGTGTAATTTTAAAAGACaaccattaaaaaaaatcaatagaactaatttcattcaagaagTAAACCATTAACGACGAGTGCATACCCTTATTTTGTACAAAAATACAGTTGATATAAGTGATTCTCCAAAGATGTTCTTATTTTCAAAGGATTCCTTTGTGGTGAGGACTAATTTGtccttagtactacggtctagtaatatttttttttacttgtaagtgaaacatcttaggtttgatttttggcaaaggtgaatttgaaccacattattgttagcacattgtgaggctaagcccactccCGCCTcgttagtatagataatatcgtttgttaaaaaaaaattgcacaagGTTAAAATTGTACTAGAATAGAATTGTAGACAACCCTGTTGAACTGGGTTTTGTAATAGCACCACTGCAATCCAAGCCCCCAAACCCAAACTCAATAtcttatatgcatattatcaTGCCATTAGCCATCGCAAC is from Malus sylvestris chromosome 5, drMalSylv7.2, whole genome shotgun sequence and encodes:
- the LOC126623613 gene encoding protein EXECUTER 1, chloroplastic-like: MASISSPTPSAHKFNFPNPKSYPSSVPKRPSSHSQTSFSSRFPNSSLCRCQKNPSSSSDSTQWRWDSAVQDLIKNAIKSFDSYVNFKPQPDAQSAPSHTEDLDWDWDRWRHHFLEVEQQERLVSLLKSQLGRAVYAEDFEDAARLKVAIAAAATNDVVGRVISHLNRAVEEERYQDAAFFRDNAGAGLVGWWAGLSKDKKDPRGLIIRVTAEHGRYVARSYSPRQLATAAAGVPLFEIYLTANKNGEYRQQAVYLKRGGVFQDSPQVSSKSLDASSSLNPIDSTEEKGDLFVADSEDAEDGNDGDDGSDLSEDISGFQSILRDMIPNVKVKVLKVTSPGKVDRDLISKVIEQIIEEDDEDKDSEIESLDAEDKEKVEGDEETDVIELDADPGIIQNAERREIAFKVVVGDLGQKLSSSPPTKNLLRVPAKMEKKGRLSFSFTVEKDINQQDSRGKERSSVDKKAKLGGQRSIDNVMFDLSKFMGKEKIPLKVLKDVGELINLALSQVNNHQPLSGSTTFNRIEMPASLDPLNGLYIGAHGLYTSEVIHLRRKFGQWKEDGGTQEPLNLEFYEYVEALKLTGDPYVPAGQVAFRAKIGKGYQLPHKGIIPEEFGVVARYKGQGRLAEPGFRNPRWVDGELVVLDGKYVKGGPVVGFVYWDPEYHFLVFFNRLRLQE